A single genomic interval of Drosophila virilis strain 15010-1051.87 chromosome 2, Dvir_AGI_RSII-ME, whole genome shotgun sequence harbors:
- the jigr1 gene encoding putative uncharacterized protein DDB_G0287457 isoform X2 produces MERASSPLLQANLSLPVHQPKGRGRPRASYAQTGEFDLGLIREFRSRPALYDRSNKRFKDKIHVAQLWMQISHKLGYDVSILRERMITLRNRYNIEKRRVENNSLSISGSQWPLFENLSFLSEHIRSRRSYKTQSKSLDEEDDEEAFDVDDGNSESNGPAKGIKHELEPDYEDGEDFDCDGGPLPVTTMLSIPHSTPTNGSNTISASSNNINNINNVNNNNNNSSNNNINNNNNNNMLNGKAALPMANCRQPELLLRVAKPKRAPQAHEEEPPAAKRRGDGHSASAPATSAATTNTTITAITTYPKFRAFGEFVSHSLNELPHAISMRLLEKFTRELVQATIANEHSQTQKRESMEPSSMDEMDD; encoded by the exons ATGGAACGTGCCTcgtcgccgctgctgcagGCGAACCTCTCGCTGCCCGTACACCAGCCGAAGGGGCGGGGTCGTCCGCGCGCCTCTTACGCCCAAACCGGTGAATTCGATTTGGGTCTAATACGTGAATTTCGCTCTCGGCCAGCGCTGTATGATCGGTCGAATAAGCGCTTTAAGGATAAAATTCATGTTGCCCAGCTCTGGATGCAAATCTCACACAAGTTGGGCTATGACG TTTCAATATTGCGTGAACGCATGATCACGCTGCGTAATCGCTATAATATCGAAAAGCGTCGCGTGGAAAACAATTCGCTGTCGATATCGGGCAGCCAGTGGCCATTGTTCGAGAATCTTAGTTTTCTCTCGGAGCATATACGCAGCAGACGTTCATACAAGACGCAGAGTAAATCTCTGGACGAAGAGGATGACGAGGAGGCATTCGATGTGGATGACGGGAATAGCGAAAGCAATGGACCAGCCAAGGGTATTAAGCACGAACTGGAACCAGATTATGAGGATGGCGAGGATTTTGACTGTGATGGCGGGCCGCTGCCCGTGACCACAATGCTCAG CATACCACACAGCACGCCCACGAATGGCAGCAATACGATaagcgccagcagcaacaacatcaacaacatcaacaacgtcaacaacaacaacaacaacagcagcaataacaatatcaataacaataacaataacaacatgcTCAATGGAAAAGCAGCGCTTCCAATGGCCAACTGTCGACAGCCGGAGCTGCTGCTACGCGTGGCCAAACCGAAACGTGCACCGCAGGCACACGAAGAGGAGCCGCCGGCTGCCAAGCGACGTGGAGATGGCCATTCTGCATCAGCACCGgcgacatcagcagcaacaacaaacacgacAATAACAGCAATAACCACATATCCAAAGTTTCGCGCCTTTGGCGAATTTGTATCGCATTCGCTGAACGAACTGCCACATGCGATATCCATGCGCCTGCTCGAGAAGTTTACGCGCGAACTGGTCCAAGCGACCATCGCGAATGAGCATAGTCAAACGCAGAAACGCGAATCGATGGAGCCAAGCAGCATGGATGAAATGGATGATTAA
- the Tnks gene encoding LOW QUALITY PROTEIN: poly [ADP-ribose] polymerase tankyrase (The sequence of the model RefSeq protein was modified relative to this genomic sequence to represent the inferred CDS: inserted 3 bases in 2 codons; substituted 1 base at 1 genomic stop codon) — translation MASRSRAILNVNLDTVMANDPLRELFEACKTGEIAKVKKLITPQTVNARDTAGRKSTPLHFAAGYGRREVVEFLLNSGASIQACDEGGLHPLHNCCSFGHAEVVRLLLKAGASPNTTDNWNYTPLHEAASKGKVDVCLALLQHGANHTIRNSEQKTPLELADDATRPVLTGEYRKDELLEAARSGAEDRLLALLTPLNVNCHASDGRRSTPLHLAAGYNRIGIVEILLANGADVHAKDKGGLVPLHNACSYGHFDVTKLLIQAGANVNANDLWAFTPLHEAASKSRVEVCSLLLSRGADPTLLNCHNKSAIDAAPTRELRERIAFEYKGHCLMDACRKCDLSRVKKLVCAEIVNFVHPYTGDTPLHLAVVCQDAKRKQLVELLTRKGALLNEKNKAFLTPLHLAAELMHYDAMEALLKQGAKVNALDSLGQTALHRCARDEQAVRLLLSYAVDSSIVSLEGLTAAQLASDSVLKLLKNPPDSETHLLEAAKAGDLDAVRRIVLNNPHTVNCRDLDGRHSTPLHFAAGFNRVPVVQFLLEHGAEVYAADKGGLVPLHNACSYGHYEVTELLVKHGANVNVSDLWKFTPLHEAAAKGKYDICKLLLKHGADPMKKNRDGATPADLVKDSDHDVAELLRGPSALLDAAKKGNLARVQRLVTPETINCRDLNGRNSTPLHLAAGYNNFECAEYLLEHGADVNAQDKGGLIPLHNASSYGHLDIAALLIKHKTVVNATDKWGFTPLHEAAQKGRTQLCSLLLAHGADAYMKNQEGQTPIELATADDVKCLLQDAMATSLSQHALSASTQSLAPSSSAPDAAAAANAATAATAASASASAAATLLSPTTETVLLPSGASMTLSVPVPLPLHSCATRLSPAQGAEAHGAENTGSEELLPDPESITNVSGFLSSQQLHHLIELFEREQITLDILAEMGHDDLKQVGVSAYGFRHKILKGIAQLRATTGIGNNVNLCTLLVDLLTDDKEFVAVEEEMQATIREHRDNGQAGGYFTRYNIVRVQKVQNRKLWERYAHRRQEIAEENFLQSNERMLFHGSPFINAIVQRGFDERHAYIGGMFGAGIYFAEHSSKSNQYVYGIGGGIGCPSHKDKSCYVCPRQLLLCRVALGKSFLQYSAMKMAHAPPGHHSVIGRPSAGGLHFAEYVVYRGEQSYPEYLITYQIVKPDDCNNGSEETSXWMPSVGSTPTTTSPAPQQQQLQXPQRQLKCSPQSQPNSQGRPRPPRQLQXTAPVAKRRHKHAQKYQQQSVPHLPSPLQLQYQHYQPQQPLVTTTQPAPAGVFSTHNNNMHHTYSNINNNNNNNNNGSNNSNTNNNNNDMSPISNSNSYSSVDTNQTLLNSMVNQRGGSNHSQQNRSAPSHSRKYSQFMIITPAVSIDRDAYESQDDYESHLDFEDFANAAHNNGNLFRLGLRRSDSSSDDSGHSSDSSFRSNYNPYLHHSRQHLLAKKGHNNGGGSGAGAHQFYAFSSWRWCTLLCAAMRCFGAGHGNQAPYSSSFVHHRLRRCSSYNADIAYDYEHFAAPFKARKTRDHMNNITYEL, via the exons GTTATGGCCGACGTGAGGTGGTTGAGTTTCTGCTGAACAGCGGCGCCTCGATACAGGCCTGCGATGAGGGCGGACTGCATCCGCTGCACAATTGCTGCTCCTTTGGCCATGCGGAGGTGGTGCGTCTGTTGCTGAAGGCCGGCGCCAGCCCGAATACCACCGACAACTGGAACTATACGCCGCTGCACGAGGCGGCCAGCAAGGGCAAGGTTGATGTGTGCCTGGCACTGTTGCAGCATGGCGCAAATCATACCATACGCAATTCGGAGCAGAAGACACCGCTCGAGCTGGCCGATGATGCGACACGTCCGGTCTTGACCGGCGAATATCGCAAGGATGAGCTGCTCGAGGCGGCACGCTCCGGCGCCGAGGATCGTCTCCTGGCGCTGCTCACACCCCTCAATGTCAATTGTCATGCTAGCGATGGACGCCGCTCGACTCCGCTGCATCTGGCCGCGGGCTACAATCGCATAGGCATTGTCGAAATACTCCTGGCGAATGGCGCCGATGTCCATGCCAAGGATAAGGGCGGCCTGGTGCCGCTGCACAATGCCTGCTCCTATGGCCATTTTGATGTCACCAAGCTGCTTATCCAGGCTGGCGCCAATGTCAATGCCAACGATCTGTGGGCCTTTACGCCGCTGCACGAGGCCGCCTCCAAGAGCCGTGTGGAGGTCTGCAGCCTGCTGCTCAGTCGCGGCGCAGATCCTACGCTCCTCAACTGCCACAACAAGTCGGCCATCGATGCGGCCCCAACGCGGGAGCTGCGGGAACGCATTGCCT TTGAGTACAAGGGACACTGCCTAATGGACGCTTGCCGCAAATGCGATTTGTCGCGTGTCAAGAAACTCGTTTGTGCCGAAATCGTAAACTTTGTGCATCCATACACGGGGGATACACCACTCCATCTGGCTGTGGTCTGTCAGGATGCGAAACGCAAGCAACTGGTGGAGCTGCTGACACGCAAGGGAGCGCTGCTCAATGAGAAGAACAAGGCATTCCTTACACCGCTGCATCTGGCCGCCGAGCTGATGCACTACGATGCCATGGAGGCGCTGCTCAAGCAGGGTGCCAAGGTGAACGCCTTGGACAGCCTGGGCCAGACGGCGCTGCATCGTTGCGCACGCGATGAACAGGCGGTGCGTCTGCTGCTCTCCTATGCGGTGGACAGCAGCATTGTGTCGCTGGAGGGTCTGACAGCCGCACAGCTGGCCTCGGATAGCGTGCTGAAGCTGCTCAAGAATCCGCCGGACAGCGAGACACATCTGCTGGAGGCGGCCAAGGCTGGCGATTTGGATGCAGTGCGTCGCATTGTGCTTAACAATCCGCATACGGTCAACTGCAGGGATCTTGATGGACGTCACTCGACGCCGCTGCACTTTGCCGCCGGCTTCAATCGTGTGCCCGTCGTGCAATTTCTGCTGGAACACGGCGCCGAGGTGTATGCTGCCGACAAAGGTGGCCTGGTGCCGCTGCACAATGCCTGCTCGTATGGCCATTACGAGGTCACCGAGCTGCTCGTCAAGCATGGCGCCAATGTGAATGTCTCCGATTTGTGGAAATTTACGCCGCTTCACGAGGCCGCTGCCAAGGGCAAGTACGATATATGCAAGCTGCTCCTCAAACATGGCGCTGATCCCATGAAAAAGAATCGTGATGGCGCCACGCCTGCTGATCTCGTCAAGGATTCGGATCATGATGTCGCTGAGCTGTTGCGTGGTCCCTCCGCGCTGCTGGATGCGGCCAAAAAGGGCAATCTGGCGCGCGTCCAGCGTCTGGTCACGCCGGAGACGATCAACTGCCGGGATTTGAATGGACGCAACTCCACGCCGCTGCATCTAGCCGCGGGCTATAATAATTTCGAGTGTGCCGAGTATCTGCTGGAGCATGGCGCCGATGTTAATGCCCAGGACAAGGGCGGACTCATACCGCTACACAATGCCAGCTCCTATGGGCATTTGGATATCGCCGCGCTACTGATCAAGCACAAGACGGTGGTCAATGCCACGGACAAATGGGGCTTCACGCCGCTGCATGAGGCTGCGCAAAAGGGTCGCACGCAGCTGTGCTCCTTGCTACTGGCCCATGGTGCCGATGCCTACATGAAAAACCAAGAGGGACAAACCCCCATAGAGCTGGCCACAGCAGATGATGTCAAGTGCCTGCTACAAGACGCCATGGCCACGTCGCTTAGCCAGCATGCACTCAGCGCCTCCACGCAATCGTTGGCCCCCAGCTCGTCGGCGCCggatgctgcagcagccgctaaTGCAGCGACAGCTGCTACGGCAGCATCTGCATCTGCGTCCGCGGCGGCAACACTGCTCTCACCCACCACGGAGACAGTTTTGCTGCCCTCGGGCGCTTCCATGACGCTCAGCGTGCCGGTGCCGTTGCCTCTGCACAGTTGCGCCACACGCCTTAGTCCTGCCCAGGGCGCCGAGGCACATGGTGCCGAGAATACGGGCAGCGAGGAGCTGCTGCCCGATCCGGAGTCGATAACAAATGTATCCGGTTTCTTGAGCAGCCAGCAATTGCATCATTTAATCGAACTGTTCGAACGCGAGCAAATCACTCTGGACATATTGGCCGAGATGGGTCATGATGATCTCAAGCAGGTGGGCGTGTCTGCCTACGGGTTTCGACACAAGATACTCAAGGGTATTGCGCAGCTGCGAGCCACGACAG GCATTGGCAACAATGTGAATCTGTGCACGCTGCTGGTGGACCTGCTGACGGATGACAAGGAGTTTGTCGCTGTTGAGGAGGAGATGCAGGCTACCATACGGGAGCATCGTGATAATGGACAAGCGGGCGGTTATTTTACACGCTACAACATTGTTAGG GTACAAAAGGTGCAGAATCGTAAATTGTGGGAGCGTTATGCGCATCGACGCCAAGAGATTGCAGAGGAGAACTTTTTGCAGTCGAACGAGCGCATGCTCTTCCATGGCAGCCCCTTTATCAATGCCATTGTGCAGCGTGGCTTTGATGAGCGACACGCCTACATAGGCGGTATGTTCGGTGCTGGCATTTATTTTGCCGAACACAGCTCGAAGAGCAATCAGTATGTATATGGCATAGGCGGCGGCATAGGCTGTCCATCGCACAAGGACAAATCCTGCTATGTGTGTCCCAG GCAACTGCTGCTGTGCCGCGTTGCCCTGGGCAAATCATTTTTGCAGTACAGCGCCATGAAGATGGCACATGCGCCGCCCGGGCACCATTCGGTGATTGGTCGTCCCTCGGCGGGTGGCCTGCACTTTGCTGAATATGTTGTCTATCGAGGTGAACAG TCTTATCCAGAGTACTTGATAACCTATCAAATTGTCAAGCCCGATGATTGCAATAACGGCTCGGAGGAAACAAGCTGATGGATGCCCTCGGTCGGCTCGACGCCCACAACAACATCGCCGGcaccgcaacagcaacaactaca aCCTCAGCGCCAGTTAAAGTGTTCGCCACAGTCACAGCCAAATTCACAGGGCCGGCCACGGCCACCGcgacagttac ttacagctCCAGTTGCCAAGCGGCGTCATAAGCACGCCCAGAAATATCAACAGCAATCAGTGCCGCATTTGCCTTCGCCGTTGCAGCTGCAGTATCAGCATtatcagccgcagcagccgctggTGACCACTACGCAACCAGCACCGGCTGGTGTTTTTAGCACGCACAATAACAACATGCACCATACCTATagcaatattaacaataacaacaacaacaacaacaacggcagcaacaacagcaacacaaataacaacaacaatgatatGTCACCCATTTCGAATAGCAATAGCTACTCTTCGGTGGATACAAATCAAACGCTACTCAACTCGATGGTTAATCAGCGTGGAGGCAGCAACCACAGCCAGCAGAATCGTTCGGCGCCGAGCCACAGCCGCAAATACAGTCAATTTATGATCATCACGCCCGCCGTTTCCATTGATCGTGATGCATATGAATCGCAAGATGATTATGAATCGCATTTGGATTTCGAGGACTTTGCCAATGCGGCGCACAACAATGGCAATCTGTTCCGTTTGGGTCTGCGGCGTagtgacagcagcagcgacgacaGCGGAcacagcagcgacagcagcttTCGCTCCAATTACAATCCCTATTTGCATCACAGTCGCCAGCATTTGCTGGCCAAAAAGGGCCACAATAATGGAGGCGGCAGCGGTGCTGGTGCACATCAATTTTATGCCTTCTCCTCCTGGCGCTGGTGCACGTTGCTGTGCGCTGCAATGCGTTGCTTTGGCGCCGGGCATGGTAATCAGGCCCCCTACAGCAGCTCATTTGTGCATCATCGTTTACGTCGCTGCTCCTCCTACAATGCGGACATCGCCTATGATTATGAGCATTTCGCAGCGCCGTTTAAAGCTCGGAAGACACGCGATCATATGAATAATATTACGTATGAGTTGTGA
- the jigr1 gene encoding putative uncharacterized protein DDB_G0287457 isoform X1 — MDNRPELSILKMERASSPLLQANLSLPVHQPKGRGRPRASYAQTGEFDLGLIREFRSRPALYDRSNKRFKDKIHVAQLWMQISHKLGYDVSILRERMITLRNRYNIEKRRVENNSLSISGSQWPLFENLSFLSEHIRSRRSYKTQSKSLDEEDDEEAFDVDDGNSESNGPAKGIKHELEPDYEDGEDFDCDGGPLPVTTMLSIPHSTPTNGSNTISASSNNINNINNVNNNNNNSSNNNINNNNNNNMLNGKAALPMANCRQPELLLRVAKPKRAPQAHEEEPPAAKRRGDGHSASAPATSAATTNTTITAITTYPKFRAFGEFVSHSLNELPHAISMRLLEKFTRELVQATIANEHSQTQKRESMEPSSMDEMDD; from the exons ATGGACAATCGG CCCGAACTGAGCATTCTGAAAATGGAACGTGCCTcgtcgccgctgctgcagGCGAACCTCTCGCTGCCCGTACACCAGCCGAAGGGGCGGGGTCGTCCGCGCGCCTCTTACGCCCAAACCGGTGAATTCGATTTGGGTCTAATACGTGAATTTCGCTCTCGGCCAGCGCTGTATGATCGGTCGAATAAGCGCTTTAAGGATAAAATTCATGTTGCCCAGCTCTGGATGCAAATCTCACACAAGTTGGGCTATGACG TTTCAATATTGCGTGAACGCATGATCACGCTGCGTAATCGCTATAATATCGAAAAGCGTCGCGTGGAAAACAATTCGCTGTCGATATCGGGCAGCCAGTGGCCATTGTTCGAGAATCTTAGTTTTCTCTCGGAGCATATACGCAGCAGACGTTCATACAAGACGCAGAGTAAATCTCTGGACGAAGAGGATGACGAGGAGGCATTCGATGTGGATGACGGGAATAGCGAAAGCAATGGACCAGCCAAGGGTATTAAGCACGAACTGGAACCAGATTATGAGGATGGCGAGGATTTTGACTGTGATGGCGGGCCGCTGCCCGTGACCACAATGCTCAG CATACCACACAGCACGCCCACGAATGGCAGCAATACGATaagcgccagcagcaacaacatcaacaacatcaacaacgtcaacaacaacaacaacaacagcagcaataacaatatcaataacaataacaataacaacatgcTCAATGGAAAAGCAGCGCTTCCAATGGCCAACTGTCGACAGCCGGAGCTGCTGCTACGCGTGGCCAAACCGAAACGTGCACCGCAGGCACACGAAGAGGAGCCGCCGGCTGCCAAGCGACGTGGAGATGGCCATTCTGCATCAGCACCGgcgacatcagcagcaacaacaaacacgacAATAACAGCAATAACCACATATCCAAAGTTTCGCGCCTTTGGCGAATTTGTATCGCATTCGCTGAACGAACTGCCACATGCGATATCCATGCGCCTGCTCGAGAAGTTTACGCGCGAACTGGTCCAAGCGACCATCGCGAATGAGCATAGTCAAACGCAGAAACGCGAATCGATGGAGCCAAGCAGCATGGATGAAATGGATGATTAA